In Bacteriovorax stolpii, a single genomic region encodes these proteins:
- the rpsT gene encoding 30S ribosomal protein S20 translates to MANHKSSEKRAKQDIKKNLANKVNESKTKTAVKKVRDAITAGDKKAAAAVLKTAQAELRKLAKTGVIKANTAARKTSRLASQINNLK, encoded by the coding sequence GTGGCAAACCACAAATCATCAGAAAAAAGAGCAAAACAAGATATCAAAAAGAACCTTGCTAACAAAGTTAACGAGTCTAAAACTAAGACTGCGGTAAAAAAAGTTAGAGATGCAATCACTGCTGGCGACAAAAAAGCTGCAGCTGCTGTTCTTAAAACTGCTCAAGCTGAACTAAGAAAACTTGCTAAGACTGGCGTTATCAAAGCTAACACAGCAGCAAGAAAGACTTCTCGTCTAGCTTCTCAAATCAATAACCTTAAATAA
- a CDS encoding GNAT family N-acetyltransferase: MKNFEFKKLAHEDLPLLHSWMKKPHLKEFWPEQTLHDYESFKEKYKSAIESEEVTPYLVMLQGKPIGYIQSYKVDGKTFGIDQFIAVPEFINKGLGSMFVKEFSDELLINQKATRVITDPSVLNLRAQKAYEKAGFKKLEVVQGADGEVLMMEKKRRERKTQSKKIKKAS, translated from the coding sequence ATGAAAAATTTTGAATTTAAAAAACTCGCTCATGAAGACCTCCCATTACTACACTCGTGGATGAAGAAGCCGCACCTAAAGGAATTCTGGCCAGAGCAGACGCTTCACGACTACGAATCATTTAAGGAAAAATACAAAAGCGCTATCGAGTCTGAGGAAGTGACTCCTTATTTGGTTATGCTTCAGGGAAAGCCGATTGGTTATATCCAGTCTTATAAAGTTGACGGCAAGACCTTTGGGATTGATCAGTTTATTGCGGTTCCGGAATTTATCAATAAAGGATTGGGAAGCATGTTCGTGAAGGAATTCTCGGACGAGTTACTCATTAATCAAAAAGCGACTCGCGTGATCACGGATCCATCTGTGCTAAACCTGCGCGCACAAAAAGCATACGAAAAGGCCGGCTTTAAAAAGCTGGAAGTCGTTCAAGGTGCGGATGGGGAAGTGTTAATGATGGAGAAAAAACGAAGAGAGAGAAAAACTCAGTCGAAGAAAATAAAAAAAGCCTCATAG
- a CDS encoding DUF721 domain-containing protein — translation MLKKLSQFIDFEGSAPRQKQEQSKHAQIADSFDFISLIKAWKEIAGDKLSEHTIPLKNQNGTLIVLSNHSAFANELSFMELPLKKKIFAKFPSLEKSINNIKFIVDSTHFDRQYTQFIATPEKQKKNENRLHPHSPEFKKLKRDAEELFKDIEDQEIREKMISLYIQSGNFKPG, via the coding sequence ATGCTAAAAAAACTCTCACAATTTATCGATTTCGAAGGCTCGGCTCCCCGTCAAAAACAGGAGCAAAGCAAACACGCGCAAATTGCTGATAGTTTCGATTTCATCAGCCTGATTAAGGCCTGGAAAGAAATCGCCGGCGACAAACTTTCTGAACATACGATCCCGCTAAAAAATCAAAATGGCACACTCATCGTTTTGTCTAATCATTCGGCCTTTGCCAATGAATTGAGTTTTATGGAGCTGCCGTTAAAGAAAAAGATTTTTGCCAAGTTCCCGTCGTTGGAAAAATCTATCAACAACATTAAGTTCATTGTCGATAGTACGCACTTTGACCGACAGTACACACAGTTCATTGCCACGCCTGAAAAACAAAAGAAAAATGAAAACAGGCTTCACCCGCACTCTCCGGAATTTAAGAAATTAAAAAGAGATGCAGAAGAATTATTTAAAGATATTGAAGACCAGGAGATCAGAGAAAAAATGATCTCGCTTTATATCCAATCAGGAAATTTTAAGCCCGGTTAA
- a CDS encoding L-threonylcarbamoyladenylate synthase, translated as MKLTSESVFIYPTDTVWGIGASIHSEAAHKRIAAIKRTSDDKPLSIMFTDVNTLYKSFNLPDFMSVSWLRNYFKLESTLGLPRKISKISIPSWVTGKSEFVSVRCLDDAALKDISNALKAPFFTTSLNLTGEPPIINFSDAEAFQKDHAPDAELFGDSSHNLSGRSSTIVFYKGDSFEVIREGIKIEEIKKHLKLTGLKIS; from the coding sequence ATGAAATTAACTTCAGAAAGCGTTTTCATTTATCCAACGGATACTGTGTGGGGTATTGGTGCCTCAATTCATTCAGAGGCAGCTCATAAGCGCATTGCCGCTATCAAGAGAACTTCTGATGATAAACCCTTATCCATCATGTTCACTGACGTGAATACACTTTATAAGAGTTTCAATCTTCCGGATTTCATGAGTGTGTCGTGGCTTCGAAATTATTTCAAGCTGGAGTCAACATTAGGTCTTCCGAGAAAAATTTCTAAAATTTCCATTCCTTCATGGGTGACAGGAAAGAGTGAGTTTGTCTCTGTCCGCTGCCTGGATGATGCTGCTTTAAAAGACATTTCTAACGCCCTTAAAGCGCCATTTTTTACGACGAGCTTAAACCTCACAGGTGAGCCTCCTATCATTAATTTTTCTGATGCTGAAGCTTTTCAAAAAGATCATGCGCCCGATGCAGAACTTTTTGGCGATAGCTCTCACAATCTTTCAGGAAGATCATCGACGATTGTCTTTTATAAAGGGGACTCGTTTGAAGTGATTCGCGAAGGAATCAAAATTGAAGAAATTAAAAAGCACTTGAAATTAACCGGGCTTAAAATTTCCTGA
- a CDS encoding MlaD family protein: MNEFKVGLLAIATLAAIVFMSFKITSNQSGFGQYQTYRTIVKDASGIFPKTPIKIAGIAAGRISSIELQGNTALITFEILKQIQVTKNSKLRIKSVGFLGDKYIEIYVGDSPEFLAKNDFIDSEEAAGIETLVKDASEVLADVKAITKSLKDSIAPEGQPSPMKKILVDIGALVENTRAATESLKRVMTGNEEKLNALVENLESFSYELAYQVDKGNPDSAMADIKEILANSKKITADLNSLVADVKRGKGTVGKLLVEDEIADQVKDTLSSVQKIVGKADAIRTELSVFTGANTEGGGESEVALRIYPSPERFYHLGLTTSEIGPDRETITETTTNGSTVVSNKKERDRDTFRFNVQIGRRVQDFAFRGGLIESTGGLGLDYYLQNLGTKFSLEAFDYKKDKGANLRFITELQIWNVLYGRASANDIGRKERSATIQAGLRFNDEDLKGLMGFFF, translated from the coding sequence ATGAATGAATTTAAAGTAGGGCTTTTGGCCATCGCCACATTGGCCGCTATCGTTTTTATGTCGTTCAAGATTACATCCAATCAATCGGGGTTTGGTCAGTACCAAACTTATAGAACGATTGTTAAAGATGCTTCCGGCATTTTCCCAAAAACTCCAATCAAAATTGCCGGTATCGCTGCCGGACGTATTTCTTCTATTGAGCTTCAAGGTAACACTGCTTTAATTACGTTTGAGATCCTTAAACAAATTCAAGTGACAAAAAACTCGAAGTTAAGAATTAAGTCTGTTGGTTTCTTAGGTGATAAATACATCGAAATTTATGTCGGTGATTCTCCTGAGTTTTTAGCGAAAAATGATTTCATCGATTCTGAAGAAGCAGCAGGGATTGAAACCCTGGTTAAAGATGCTTCTGAAGTTTTAGCTGACGTTAAAGCGATCACAAAAAGTTTAAAAGACAGTATCGCACCGGAAGGACAGCCTTCTCCAATGAAAAAGATCCTGGTTGATATCGGGGCCCTGGTTGAAAACACCCGCGCGGCAACTGAATCACTTAAGAGAGTCATGACTGGAAACGAAGAAAAGCTAAATGCCTTGGTTGAAAACCTGGAGAGTTTTTCTTATGAGCTTGCTTACCAGGTTGATAAAGGCAATCCTGACAGTGCCATGGCCGACATCAAAGAAATCCTGGCAAACTCAAAAAAGATTACTGCTGATTTAAACTCATTAGTTGCTGACGTTAAACGCGGAAAGGGAACTGTGGGGAAACTTCTGGTTGAAGATGAAATCGCTGATCAGGTTAAAGATACACTTTCAAGCGTGCAAAAAATTGTTGGAAAAGCTGACGCTATCAGAACCGAGCTTTCGGTATTTACCGGAGCTAACACTGAAGGTGGCGGGGAGAGTGAAGTCGCACTTAGAATTTATCCATCACCGGAGAGATTCTATCACTTGGGGTTAACGACTTCAGAAATCGGGCCAGACAGAGAAACAATTACAGAGACGACAACAAATGGATCAACTGTAGTGTCTAATAAAAAAGAGCGCGACAGAGATACATTTAGATTCAACGTTCAAATCGGCCGCCGTGTTCAGGACTTCGCTTTCCGCGGAGGTTTAATTGAATCAACGGGAGGTCTGGGGTTAGATTATTACCTGCAGAACCTGGGGACGAAATTCTCGCTTGAAGCCTTCGATTACAAAAAAGATAAAGGAGCTAACCTGCGTTTCATCACTGAACTTCAGATTTGGAACGTCTTATATGGACGAGCTTCAGCTAACGATATTGGCAGAAAAGAGCGTAGTGCTACGATTCAGGCCGGGCTTCGCTTTAACGATGAAGACTTAAAAGGCTTAATGGGATTCTTCTTCTAA
- a CDS encoding ABC transporter ATP-binding protein yields MLTFENPAISIKNVTKIFGEQIVLDSLNFDIERNKITTILGFSGAGKSTLLKHILGIVKPTSGTVEVLGQDLAHLGKVELREFRRNYGMLFQYAALFDSFTAEENVAFPLKEFTNKTPQEIHEQVKDLLISVGIKEESFSRLPSELSGGMRKRVGLARALALSPAIMLYDEPTTGLDPITTKMVNNLIVDTAKNHKDREMTSVIISHDVKATLEISDYVAFLDRGKIIEYLPVDEFKNSKKELVQEFLRL; encoded by the coding sequence ATGCTGACATTTGAAAATCCTGCCATCTCCATAAAAAACGTCACCAAAATTTTTGGTGAACAAATAGTCTTAGACAGCCTTAACTTTGATATTGAAAGAAATAAGATTACGACGATCCTGGGATTTTCCGGGGCGGGGAAATCAACTTTACTTAAACACATCCTGGGAATTGTGAAGCCGACATCAGGTACGGTGGAAGTCCTTGGGCAGGACCTTGCTCATTTGGGAAAGGTTGAATTAAGAGAGTTTAGAAGAAACTACGGGATGCTTTTTCAATATGCAGCTTTGTTTGACTCTTTTACAGCAGAAGAGAATGTCGCTTTTCCGCTAAAAGAATTTACTAATAAAACCCCTCAAGAAATTCACGAGCAGGTTAAAGACCTTCTGATCTCAGTAGGGATCAAAGAAGAGTCTTTTAGTCGACTACCGTCAGAGCTTTCCGGAGGGATGAGAAAGAGAGTAGGACTGGCGCGCGCGCTGGCCTTAAGCCCGGCCATCATGCTTTATGATGAACCCACAACCGGACTTGATCCAATTACAACTAAAATGGTTAACAATCTAATCGTAGATACAGCAAAAAATCACAAAGACAGAGAGATGACATCAGTTATTATTTCCCACGACGTAAAAGCGACGTTAGAAATTTCCGACTATGTGGCCTTTTTGGACCGTGGTAAGATTATTGAGTATTTACCGGTAGATGAGTTTAAAAATTCTAAGAAAGAATTAGTTCAGGAATTTTTAAGACTCTAA
- a CDS encoding MlaE family ABC transporter permease — protein MITKLQNYLKDQIEDFGRSILDMVDGLGMITLFGARFFYWMVRRPFRFHLLMEQLYFIGNKSILIILLTGIFTGMVFCTQTYFGFKLINVDSLVGSIVAISLAKELAPVLTGLIVAGRAGSAMAAQIGSMKVTEQIDALEVMGINSIQYLAVPRIIASTLAVPMLSVLFLFIGNLGAYLVGTTTLSIDEAMFYSKLSEFMMIEDVAQGVIKAFVFGFVISVIGTYFGFQVEKGAVGVGRGTNLAVIWGMVSVLILDYFLTTFLVKIL, from the coding sequence GTGATAACGAAATTACAAAATTATTTAAAAGATCAAATTGAGGATTTTGGACGCTCCATTTTAGATATGGTCGACGGCCTTGGTATGATCACGCTTTTTGGCGCGCGCTTTTTTTATTGGATGGTCAGACGTCCATTTCGTTTTCATCTTTTGATGGAACAACTTTATTTCATCGGAAACAAAAGTATCCTGATTATTCTCCTGACGGGGATTTTTACCGGGATGGTTTTTTGTACTCAAACTTATTTTGGATTCAAACTCATCAACGTTGATTCACTTGTTGGATCAATTGTTGCGATCTCTCTGGCAAAAGAACTTGCCCCTGTTTTAACCGGATTGATTGTTGCGGGAAGGGCAGGCTCCGCGATGGCCGCGCAGATTGGATCAATGAAAGTAACTGAACAAATTGATGCCCTGGAAGTTATGGGTATCAATTCAATTCAATACCTGGCCGTTCCAAGAATCATTGCCTCAACATTAGCGGTTCCGATGCTTTCAGTGCTTTTTCTTTTTATCGGGAACCTCGGCGCGTATTTAGTCGGAACGACAACTCTTTCAATTGATGAAGCGATGTTTTACTCGAAACTTTCTGAGTTTATGATGATTGAAGATGTTGCCCAGGGAGTGATTAAAGCTTTCGTTTTCGGTTTCGTTATTTCTGTCATTGGAACTTATTTTGGTTTCCAGGTAGAAAAAGGAGCCGTGGGAGTAGGGCGCGGAACAAACCTGGCCGTAATCTGGGGAATGGTTTCAGTTCTTATTCTGGATTACTTCTTAACAACCTTTCTGGTTAAGATTTTGTAG
- the alr gene encoding alanine racemase: MKFRSRLVVNLDHFAYNINQIRKISPKAQILCMIKADGYGHGMIPMARYAITEMGIREFGCATIGEALKLREELNELEFDIYVFSDIQLELLENADIYLKRRIIPVISNVSELDYILHTPEFRHFPICLKFNTGMNRLGLDPNDTPLIVNKLKQHGRNSVHHLISHYANASSDMNAHEVNVLQRTRFGEIKKFFRDSGITLERTSQSNSGTIEQKVGLPENSDDTHVRPGLMLYGPSSLNSGVPGNFEGKLVSKLETYILRTFEVKKGDVVGYNSTPCPEDGLIAILAIGYGDGFFNRYSGAHLYHKGFEGVIIGRVSMDMTHVFFPKEASDHIRAHEIFTIWGAKDGDLQSFCSETKIIPYEVFCALLPRVPRVYRLN; the protein is encoded by the coding sequence ATGAAGTTTAGAAGCCGTTTAGTGGTTAACCTGGATCACTTTGCTTACAATATAAATCAAATCAGAAAAATTTCACCAAAGGCCCAGATCCTTTGTATGATTAAGGCAGATGGATACGGACACGGAATGATCCCGATGGCCCGTTACGCGATCACTGAAATGGGGATTCGCGAATTTGGTTGTGCGACTATCGGTGAAGCACTGAAGTTGCGCGAAGAACTCAACGAACTTGAATTTGATATTTACGTTTTCTCAGATATCCAGTTAGAGCTTTTAGAAAATGCTGACATTTATTTAAAGCGCAGAATTATTCCGGTAATCTCAAACGTCAGTGAGCTGGATTATATTTTACACACACCGGAGTTCAGGCATTTTCCTATTTGCTTGAAGTTCAACACAGGGATGAACCGCTTAGGTCTTGACCCGAACGACACTCCGCTTATCGTCAACAAACTAAAACAACACGGAAGAAATTCTGTCCACCATTTGATTAGCCATTACGCCAACGCCAGCTCAGATATGAACGCTCACGAAGTGAACGTTCTGCAAAGAACTCGCTTTGGGGAAATCAAAAAGTTCTTCCGCGATTCGGGGATTACTCTGGAGCGTACCTCTCAGTCAAACTCGGGGACGATCGAACAAAAAGTTGGTCTTCCGGAAAACAGCGACGACACTCATGTGAGACCGGGACTGATGCTTTATGGGCCGAGCTCACTGAACTCAGGGGTACCAGGTAACTTTGAAGGGAAGCTGGTTTCAAAATTAGAAACTTACATCTTAAGAACTTTTGAAGTTAAAAAAGGCGATGTGGTTGGATACAACTCAACTCCATGTCCGGAAGATGGCTTGATTGCCATCCTAGCGATTGGATACGGAGACGGATTCTTCAATCGTTATTCTGGAGCGCACCTATACCACAAAGGTTTTGAAGGTGTGATCATCGGAAGAGTGAGCATGGACATGACTCACGTCTTCTTTCCAAAGGAAGCCTCGGATCACATCCGTGCCCACGAGATTTTTACAATCTGGGGGGCAAAAGATGGGGATCTTCAGAGCTTTTGTTCGGAGACAAAAATCATCCCGTATGAAGTTTTCTGTGCGCTTCTTCCTCGCGTTCCAAGAGTTTATCGTTTAAACTAA
- a CDS encoding shikimate kinase → MNILVCGFMGCGKTTFVEAFQRNHLGYEALDLDTAVALSVGLLPSELGEWINKHGLEVFRHKESLLLSEMLSTASPKIIALGGGTIEAPGFWDLAKKHKLVFLDVPFETCFERIKNDSNRPQTKLGEVGLRSLYQKRLPLYQKADLHLSQEGIKKIVSLSSLVHNLEG, encoded by the coding sequence GTGAATATTTTAGTTTGTGGATTTATGGGATGCGGGAAAACGACTTTTGTCGAAGCTTTTCAGCGCAATCATTTGGGCTATGAGGCCCTCGATCTCGACACGGCGGTGGCCCTTTCTGTCGGTCTTCTTCCCAGTGAATTAGGGGAGTGGATCAATAAACACGGACTGGAAGTTTTTCGTCATAAAGAAAGTTTACTCCTGAGTGAAATGCTAAGCACGGCTTCGCCTAAGATTATTGCTTTGGGAGGCGGAACAATTGAAGCTCCAGGCTTTTGGGATCTTGCAAAAAAACATAAACTTGTTTTCCTCGATGTCCCTTTTGAGACTTGCTTTGAGCGCATTAAAAACGATTCTAATAGACCCCAAACAAAACTCGGTGAAGTTGGGCTTCGCTCTCTCTACCAAAAACGTCTTCCTCTCTATCAAAAAGCTGACCTTCACCTCTCGCAAGAGGGCATAAAAAAGATTGTTTCCCTCTCTTCTCTAGTGCATAATTTAGAAGGATAA
- a CDS encoding YceD family protein, whose product MTTKINTQIDAQVPINKYSHDIIEEYELSNEKTPWLQGILDELHEQLDKEDVYPAGSLHLKLKISRKKNPLIGDHLVVRAEIDAKYHLPCGLTLVPLPQHMDHKVNAAFLHDSQEKQPEYAESTTVFADGEEMELYFYRKGLADIMEFIHEQIFLEVPAFPRSERTEEEA is encoded by the coding sequence ATGACAACAAAAATTAACACGCAGATCGACGCTCAAGTCCCTATTAACAAGTACAGCCACGACATCATCGAAGAGTACGAACTTTCTAACGAAAAGACTCCTTGGCTGCAGGGAATCCTGGATGAACTTCATGAACAACTAGATAAAGAAGACGTTTACCCGGCCGGCTCACTGCATTTAAAATTAAAAATTTCTCGAAAAAAGAATCCTCTTATCGGGGATCATTTAGTGGTTAGGGCCGAAATTGATGCAAAATATCATCTACCTTGTGGCCTTACTTTAGTGCCACTGCCACAGCATATGGACCACAAAGTTAACGCAGCCTTCCTTCACGATTCACAGGAAAAACAGCCGGAATATGCTGAAAGTACCACTGTTTTTGCTGATGGCGAGGAAATGGAGCTGTATTTTTACCGCAAAGGGTTGGCCGACATCATGGAATTCATCCATGAGCAGATCTTCTTAGAAGTTCCGGCCTTCCCAAGAAGCGAGAGAACAGAAGAAGAGGCCTAA
- the rpmF gene encoding 50S ribosomal protein L32, which translates to MAVPKKKNSVSRKGLRRAGQHHKLYRKHPMACSNCGSHVMPHTVCGACGFYKGKVVVSVKANETEEAAQ; encoded by the coding sequence ATGGCAGTTCCTAAGAAGAAAAATTCAGTTTCAAGAAAAGGTTTAAGAAGAGCTGGTCAACACCATAAACTATATAGAAAACACCCAATGGCTTGTTCTAACTGTGGTTCACACGTTATGCCACACACTGTTTGTGGAGCTTGTGGATTCTACAAAGGTAAAGTTGTCGTTTCTGTAAAAGCTAACGAAACTGAAGAAGCTGCTCAATAA